From Bacillus basilensis, a single genomic window includes:
- a CDS encoding cell wall hydrolase codes for MPLIPYNESDVDLLARLIRAEAEGEGRQGEQLVGCVVVNRVFCDCLDFKQLRSVRDAVYQSPGGFEAVQYGYFYQRARESEKEIARKVLQGEWRWPARWALWYFRPVGACPPEWYNQPFAGQFKSHCFYEPSGDECPKMYSR; via the coding sequence ATGCCCCTTATTCCATATAACGAAAGCGATGTCGATTTACTAGCTCGTTTAATTCGTGCTGAAGCTGAAGGAGAAGGTCGACAAGGCGAACAACTGGTTGGTTGCGTTGTCGTAAACCGTGTATTTTGTGATTGCTTAGATTTTAAACAACTTCGGTCTGTACGTGATGCAGTATATCAAAGCCCCGGTGGATTCGAAGCCGTGCAATACGGGTATTTTTATCAGCGCGCTCGTGAATCGGAAAAAGAAATCGCACGAAAAGTTTTACAAGGTGAATGGCGCTGGCCAGCAAGATGGGCACTTTGGTATTTCCGTCCAGTTGGGGCCTGTCCGCCTGAATGGTATAATCAACCATTTGCAGGGCAATTTAAAAGCCATTGTTTTTACGAACCAAGTGGTGATGAGTGTCCAAAAATGTATTCACGATAG
- a CDS encoding DUF6518 family protein, translated as MDRTLKITKLNMFLRIFLIPIIVGIIVGILTKLGQGILPGHWHSLANLGSVWLVPSFFVASFSYSKRTAILSGILALLGMVLGYYGYAIVIKNVAHSIYFISVWIVCACIGGTIFGIAGFLWKDTTNPLHKFGSALISGVFVTDGLHILLNFEDYSHMLPVGYTEVIVGIILILVLERSSANRISSFLMVIPIIILGLIGYKVLSLFT; from the coding sequence ATGGACAGGACATTAAAAATCACAAAGTTAAATATGTTTTTAAGGATTTTTCTCATCCCGATTATAGTAGGGATAATTGTTGGTATACTAACGAAATTGGGGCAAGGTATACTTCCAGGACATTGGCATTCATTAGCTAATCTAGGAAGCGTGTGGTTAGTTCCATCCTTTTTTGTGGCTAGCTTTAGTTATTCTAAGCGTACAGCTATACTTTCTGGTATCCTCGCACTACTCGGTATGGTATTAGGCTACTATGGTTATGCAATAGTTATTAAAAATGTAGCTCACTCTATTTATTTTATATCTGTATGGATTGTATGTGCATGTATAGGAGGAACTATCTTTGGAATTGCAGGTTTTCTATGGAAAGATACTACAAATCCACTTCATAAATTCGGAAGTGCGCTTATTAGTGGAGTTTTTGTAACGGATGGACTTCACATTCTTTTAAATTTTGAAGACTATAGTCACATGTTACCTGTTGGATATACCGAAGTCATAGTCGGGATTATCTTGATTCTTGTATTAGAGCGCTCTAGTGCTAATCGAATTTCTTCTTTTTTAATGGTGATTCCTATCATTATTTTAGGTTTAATTGGATATAAAGTATTAAGTTTGTTTACTTAA
- a CDS encoding DUF2197 domain-containing protein — protein sequence MHMMFYEIVCFSCKNIFRVYEGSEKYKRFKEKPKGVYCCDECSHKIQLEAIKNFFR from the coding sequence ATGCATATGATGTTTTATGAAATTGTTTGCTTTTCTTGTAAAAATATATTTCGCGTTTATGAAGGTAGTGAAAAATATAAGCGATTTAAAGAGAAACCAAAAGGGGTATATTGTTGTGATGAGTGTAGTCATAAAATTCAATTAGAAGCGATAAAGAATTTTTTTAGGTAA
- a CDS encoding acetamidase/formamidase family protein has product MYRIHKDHIIYAMSPENKPCMEVEIGSRLVFETFDCFENQIDSEDVAFQELDWNRINPATGPVYIKGAEPGDILVVTIEKIQIAEQGVLTTGANLGVMGGELHENTVKIVPIHNEHVLFSNELQIPINPMIGVIGTAPKEESISCGTPHDHGGNMDCKEIKEGTTLLLPVNVPGALLALGDLHAAMGDGEIGVSGVEVAGEVTVTVQTIKGKKWPLPMVIQKEKIMTIASEKLLDDAANRAVRNMVTFLHEELEMPKADATLLLSAAGDLKVCQVVDPLKTARMEVGMGYVEKLGFNWSKFNIK; this is encoded by the coding sequence ATGTATCGAATTCATAAAGATCATATTATTTACGCAATGTCGCCGGAAAATAAGCCGTGTATGGAAGTAGAAATTGGGAGTCGTCTTGTATTTGAAACATTTGATTGCTTTGAAAATCAAATTGATTCTGAAGATGTTGCGTTTCAAGAGTTAGATTGGAATCGAATTAATCCAGCGACTGGACCTGTATATATTAAAGGTGCAGAACCTGGTGATATATTAGTTGTAACGATTGAAAAGATTCAAATTGCAGAGCAAGGTGTTTTAACTACAGGTGCGAATCTTGGTGTAATGGGTGGAGAGCTACATGAAAATACAGTGAAAATCGTCCCAATACATAATGAACATGTTTTGTTTTCAAATGAACTGCAAATTCCGATTAATCCAATGATCGGTGTAATTGGTACTGCGCCGAAAGAAGAGAGCATTTCATGTGGCACACCGCATGATCACGGCGGGAATATGGACTGTAAAGAGATAAAAGAAGGGACAACATTACTATTACCTGTAAATGTTCCCGGTGCTCTATTAGCATTAGGAGATTTACACGCAGCGATGGGTGATGGTGAAATTGGTGTCAGCGGGGTAGAGGTTGCGGGTGAGGTAACTGTAACAGTACAGACTATAAAAGGAAAGAAATGGCCTTTACCAATGGTTATTCAAAAAGAAAAAATAATGACGATTGCTTCAGAGAAATTGTTAGATGATGCAGCGAATCGAGCTGTACGTAATATGGTAACATTTTTACATGAAGAATTAGAAATGCCTAAAGCTGATGCAACTCTTTTATTATCAGCAGCAGGAGATTTAAAAGTTTGTCAGGTTGTTGATCCGTTGAAAACAGCACGGATGGAAGTAGGTATGGGATATGTGGAGAAGCTAGGTTTTAATTGGAGTAAATTTAATATTAAATAA
- a CDS encoding LysR substrate-binding domain-containing protein gives MDIRKMKYFITVAEELNFSRAAERLMMAQPPLSQEIRKLEEELGVQLLHRTKRMVELTGAGKIFLEGARQTLLQVDRIIKETQLADEGKIGQLIIGFVDSTETVIDILKTFRERFPKIQLILREMTTDQQIKALYEKQIHIGFIRSMQNNEILSSEVCSEERLKLVLHHDHPLVSLPNISIKALVDEPFVLFPRHFGTNFYDLIISYFWEHGVSLNIVQEAIQMQTIVNLVAAGMGISVVPSSVESYKKSGVIYKEIQENTPIINLYAGWRQDEKSVVLENFLAVVREVYSTSQCELKR, from the coding sequence ATGGATATTCGTAAAATGAAATATTTCATAACAGTGGCAGAAGAATTAAACTTTAGTCGTGCGGCAGAACGTCTTATGATGGCACAACCGCCTTTAAGTCAAGAAATTCGAAAGTTGGAAGAAGAATTGGGTGTTCAACTTCTTCATAGGACAAAAAGGATGGTTGAACTTACCGGTGCGGGGAAAATCTTTTTAGAAGGTGCTCGGCAAACGTTACTTCAAGTAGATAGAATCATTAAAGAAACACAGCTCGCGGATGAAGGGAAGATCGGGCAATTAATCATTGGTTTTGTCGACTCTACAGAAACAGTTATAGACATATTAAAAACATTTCGAGAACGATTTCCTAAAATACAGCTTATATTACGCGAGATGACAACAGACCAGCAAATAAAAGCGCTCTATGAAAAACAAATTCACATTGGATTTATTCGTTCTATGCAAAATAATGAAATATTATCTTCCGAAGTTTGTTCTGAGGAGCGCTTAAAATTGGTTTTACATCATGATCATCCGTTAGTTTCGTTACCTAATATTTCAATTAAAGCACTAGTGGATGAACCATTTGTTTTATTTCCTCGCCATTTCGGTACAAATTTTTATGATTTAATTATTAGTTACTTTTGGGAACATGGAGTAAGTCTAAATATTGTTCAAGAGGCGATTCAAATGCAAACGATTGTGAATTTAGTTGCAGCAGGTATGGGGATTTCTGTCGTTCCGTCATCTGTGGAAAGTTATAAAAAATCGGGAGTTATATATAAAGAAATTCAAGAGAACACACCAATAATAAATTTATATGCCGGATGGAGGCAAGATGAAAAGTCTGTCGTGTTAGAGAACTTCTTAGCAGTTGTTAGAGAGGTTTATTCGACTTCACAATGTGAACTTAAAAGATAA
- the lysS gene encoding lysine--tRNA ligase: protein MHWAYKVAHELIRKHPKKETFVCASGISPSGSVHIGNFREIVTTYFVVRALQDLGKKTRFIFSWDDYDRFRKVPKNIDPSFAKYIGMPYCDIPDPYGCHNSYAEHFEKKFEKSLQAFGIEVEFIYQHDEYRSGRYNKNILEVLYKRKEIYDILMDFKTGECSEEERESFYPATLYCERCGKDATTITHFDEALKTVRYECECGNQNQLSILNTNKMKLNWKIDWPMRWMIEDVIFEPGGRDHSSEAGSYNVSKEIARKIFNREAPHYVAYDFIGIKGNHEKMSSSSGNSITPSDLLKVYIPEVILFMFAKYRPGAAFHIGLDEDVIRNYTEYERLKDSYENKTLKNEDLFDVMKLSGVDIRFKVYPNFNHIAGTLPLLNFDSSILQGILKKIDRSYAIDEMRTISNRAEYWIRNFQSEKLIAVNQEKNTQFYNTLDERQKEWLVEVCKILRSNKDYSNLMEQLYSICHHENKKIMKENQKQLFTIIYRFIMNQSSGPRIPLLIHVVGIEKFITLLDF from the coding sequence ATGCATTGGGCGTATAAAGTAGCACATGAATTAATTAGAAAACATCCAAAAAAAGAAACTTTTGTTTGCGCATCTGGAATTAGTCCATCAGGTTCTGTTCATATTGGGAACTTTCGTGAAATCGTAACGACTTATTTTGTTGTAAGGGCTCTGCAAGATTTAGGGAAAAAGACGCGTTTTATATTTTCGTGGGATGATTACGACAGGTTTAGAAAAGTTCCTAAAAATATTGATCCTTCTTTTGCGAAGTATATTGGTATGCCATACTGTGATATTCCAGATCCGTATGGATGTCATAACTCGTATGCGGAGCATTTTGAAAAAAAGTTTGAGAAATCGCTTCAAGCATTTGGAATTGAAGTGGAATTTATTTATCAACATGATGAATATAGAAGCGGAAGGTATAACAAAAACATATTAGAGGTTTTATATAAAAGAAAAGAAATATATGATATTTTAATGGATTTTAAAACTGGGGAGTGTAGTGAAGAAGAGCGTGAGAGTTTTTATCCGGCTACATTGTATTGTGAGAGATGCGGGAAAGATGCAACTACCATTACACATTTTGATGAAGCATTAAAAACAGTTCGATATGAATGTGAATGTGGAAATCAAAATCAATTATCGATACTAAATACAAATAAAATGAAATTGAATTGGAAAATCGATTGGCCGATGAGATGGATGATAGAGGATGTTATTTTTGAGCCGGGTGGAAGAGATCATTCATCAGAAGCAGGTAGTTATAATGTATCAAAGGAAATTGCAAGGAAAATATTCAATCGTGAAGCTCCACATTACGTTGCTTATGATTTCATTGGTATTAAAGGGAATCATGAAAAAATGTCAAGTTCTTCTGGGAATAGTATTACACCAAGCGATTTATTGAAAGTGTATATACCAGAAGTGATTCTCTTTATGTTTGCAAAATATCGGCCAGGCGCAGCTTTTCATATCGGTCTTGATGAAGATGTGATTCGCAATTATACAGAGTATGAACGATTGAAAGATAGTTATGAAAATAAAACGCTCAAAAATGAAGATTTATTTGATGTAATGAAACTTTCTGGAGTTGATATCAGGTTTAAAGTATATCCAAATTTCAATCATATAGCAGGAACGTTACCGTTATTAAATTTTGATTCATCTATTTTACAGGGGATATTAAAGAAAATAGATAGAAGCTATGCAATAGATGAAATGAGAACGATAAGTAATCGCGCAGAGTATTGGATAAGAAACTTTCAATCTGAAAAATTAATTGCGGTAAATCAGGAGAAAAATACACAGTTTTACAACACATTAGATGAAAGGCAGAAAGAATGGCTAGTAGAAGTTTGTAAAATACTTCGTTCTAATAAAGATTACTCTAACTTAATGGAGCAACTGTATTCGATTTGTCATCACGAAAATAAAAAAATAATGAAAGAAAATCAAAAACAATTATTTACTATTATATATAGGTTTATTATGAATCAGTCTAGTGGCCCGCGTATACCTTTATTAATACATGTGGTAGGCATCGAAAAATTCATCACATTATTAGATTTCTAA
- a CDS encoding class I SAM-dependent methyltransferase → MNRINYIRQEEKKYHNLCYEQYKLFEAGSWLYKPVKTVMDLMMDHFEGKNNLQVLDLGSGVGRNSIPIAQKIQNTSGTVTCVDLLDSALTKLQTYSKEYGVINNIKTEQAAIENYYIQPNTYDYIVAVSSLEHVKSIEDLTCVLHSMKKGTKTGGINCLIINSNIQEIDLHTNEELDALIEINLPTDDMIDLLKSIYKEWQKIKVEIKELAYDIVRNERHIQLKTNAITFVVQK, encoded by the coding sequence ATGAACCGTATCAATTACATAAGACAAGAAGAAAAGAAATATCACAATCTCTGCTATGAACAATATAAACTATTTGAAGCTGGTTCTTGGCTTTACAAACCGGTTAAAACAGTTATGGACTTGATGATGGATCACTTTGAAGGAAAAAACAACTTGCAAGTACTTGATCTTGGCTCTGGCGTTGGAAGAAATAGCATCCCAATTGCACAAAAGATACAAAATACTAGCGGCACTGTTACATGTGTCGATTTACTTGATTCTGCTTTAACAAAATTACAAACTTATAGTAAAGAATATGGTGTAATTAATAATATTAAAACAGAACAAGCAGCAATTGAAAACTACTACATCCAACCTAATACTTATGATTATATAGTTGCAGTATCAAGTTTAGAGCATGTTAAATCAATAGAAGATTTAACATGCGTGCTCCATTCTATGAAAAAAGGTACAAAAACCGGTGGTATCAATTGTTTAATTATTAACTCAAACATACAAGAAATTGACTTACATACGAATGAAGAATTAGATGCTTTAATTGAAATTAACCTTCCTACTGATGATATGATAGATCTATTAAAAAGTATTTATAAGGAATGGCAAAAAATAAAAGTTGAAATAAAAGAATTAGCTTATGATATAGTCCGAAACGAAAGACACATTCAATTAAAAACAAATGCTATTACGTTTGTCGTTCAGAAATAA
- a CDS encoding SMP-30/gluconolactonase/LRE family protein: MFSNIDLVLDAKASLAEGPCRNEKKQLLYWVDIMEKKLCIYNPTANTNRVITLNQQIGCVVPYLKDVLLLAMENGFYSINLKTEKLTHIFDPEPHLLENRFNDGKCDPAGRFWAGTTDLYGINAAGSLYYLNNNLSVEKKVSHVNTSNGIAWSPDHTYLYFIDTPTRKVVRYHYDIRTGGIRNPIDVIIFSENDGLPDGMTIDEEGCLWIAHWGGSKISRWNPSTGEQILSILIPALYVTSCTFGGANLTDLYVTTARTRMTDNELKKYPHAGGIFRIQTNVKGCPTHSFCNNNIGAETI; this comes from the coding sequence TTGTTCAGTAATATAGACTTAGTTTTAGATGCTAAAGCAAGTTTAGCTGAAGGACCGTGTCGGAATGAGAAAAAGCAACTTTTATATTGGGTTGATATTATGGAGAAAAAATTATGCATATATAATCCTACTGCTAATACGAATCGAGTAATCACTCTCAATCAACAAATTGGCTGTGTTGTCCCATATTTAAAAGACGTACTACTCTTAGCTATGGAAAACGGCTTTTATTCCATTAATTTAAAAACAGAAAAACTGACGCATATTTTTGATCCCGAACCACATTTATTAGAAAATCGTTTTAATGATGGAAAATGTGATCCAGCTGGACGTTTTTGGGCGGGTACTACAGATTTATACGGTATAAATGCTGCAGGTTCCTTGTATTATTTAAATAATAATTTGAGCGTAGAGAAAAAAGTTTCGCATGTAAATACATCAAATGGAATTGCTTGGTCACCTGATCATACATACTTGTACTTTATTGATACACCTACTAGAAAGGTAGTTCGCTATCATTATGATATACGTACTGGGGGGATTCGCAATCCAATTGATGTAATCATTTTTTCTGAAAATGACGGTCTACCTGATGGTATGACAATTGATGAAGAAGGTTGTTTATGGATTGCTCATTGGGGAGGCTCAAAAATATCTAGATGGAACCCCTCTACAGGAGAACAAATATTAAGTATTCTAATTCCTGCATTATATGTAACATCATGTACATTTGGAGGGGCTAATTTAACAGATTTGTATGTTACAACGGCCAGAACAAGAATGACAGATAACGAATTAAAGAAGTATCCACATGCTGGTGGTATTTTTCGAATTCAAACAAATGTAAAAGGTTGTCCTACCCATTCATTTTGCAATAATAATATTGGAGCTGAAACAATATGA
- a CDS encoding HAMP domain-containing sensor histidine kinase, translating to MIRLFIRDHIPLICFTAIQLLSIFLVYWFDGHKHIATALYAMFLGVFFMVGYLVFRYFTHRTFYERLANPMQSLDESVQKSDFAAVSTALQELLEMQYRHYQNQLQMQERKNNDHLTFMNQWIHQMKTPVSVIELITQDEVDPRFESINEETDRLKKGLEMALYVARLEAFTQDFYVERVQLHKIVNDSVHEHKRFFIRNFVYPELKIEKDITVESDAKWLQFLIGQLLSNAIKYSSGNREKIKVKACKEGNTVILEIADNGVGIPKQDLPRVFKPFFTGENGRDFKESTGMGLYLVYEITKQLGHSVEIHSEVGKGTVVRIKFLNV from the coding sequence ATGATAAGATTGTTTATTCGTGATCATATACCTCTTATTTGTTTTACAGCAATCCAACTACTATCCATATTTCTCGTATATTGGTTTGATGGGCATAAGCATATCGCGACGGCATTGTATGCAATGTTTTTAGGTGTCTTTTTTATGGTAGGCTATTTAGTATTTCGTTACTTTACTCATCGTACTTTCTATGAACGATTAGCAAACCCGATGCAATCTTTAGATGAATCTGTTCAAAAATCTGATTTTGCAGCTGTGTCGACTGCTCTTCAAGAACTACTTGAGATGCAATATCGCCATTATCAAAATCAGCTTCAGATGCAAGAGAGAAAAAATAATGATCATTTAACCTTTATGAATCAGTGGATTCATCAAATGAAAACACCTGTATCTGTAATAGAATTAATCACTCAAGATGAAGTCGATCCTCGTTTTGAAAGTATAAATGAGGAAACAGATAGGCTGAAAAAGGGGTTAGAGATGGCTCTTTATGTCGCACGTTTAGAAGCATTTACACAAGATTTTTATGTAGAAAGAGTACAACTACATAAAATAGTAAATGATTCCGTACATGAACATAAACGATTCTTTATCCGGAACTTTGTATATCCTGAGCTTAAAATTGAGAAGGATATTACAGTAGAAAGTGATGCGAAATGGTTACAATTTTTAATTGGACAACTACTATCAAATGCAATTAAATATTCATCAGGTAATAGAGAGAAGATTAAAGTGAAAGCTTGTAAGGAAGGTAATACAGTTATACTTGAAATTGCCGATAATGGCGTAGGAATACCGAAGCAAGATTTACCAAGAGTGTTTAAACCTTTCTTTACAGGAGAAAACGGTAGAGATTTTAAAGAATCGACTGGAATGGGGCTATATCTTGTATATGAAATTACGAAACAATTAGGTCACAGTGTAGAAATCCATTCAGAAGTTGGTAAAGGTACCGTTGTACGAATTAAATTTTTAAATGTGTAA
- a CDS encoding PLP-dependent aminotransferase family protein, translated as MYKYLHIFNDIENMIQHGEIKEGQKLPSIRSFVTQYECNKATVIRALHELEKRHIIYSVPQSGYYVVKKSGSIIENNEIIDFASSAPDPDVFPYLDFQHCINKAIDTYKNDLFVYGTPKGLPSLIPVIQKQLANYQVFTKEENIFITSGVQQALAILTSIPFPNENETILVEQPTYHLYIEYLEINKVPVIGIKRTNEGIDLNELERIFRTGKIKFFYTIPRYHHPLGTSYSKDEKEKIVLLAKKYNVFIVEDDYLADLETDSKADPLYSLDHSNHVIYLKSYSKIIFPGLRVGVAVIPSSIANAFHTYKKVLDIDSPMISQAALEIYIKSGMFERHKNKIKSSYNNRSKKLAETLERMHGQNPFLFTYKKQNTIGIHTCLELHKTSISETFIQRLSEIQISIDTIDKNYVRGFPKERLLKLNVSNVKEERIEEGIRKVTEEIKQAERLNFQFKKE; from the coding sequence ATGTATAAGTATTTACATATTTTTAATGATATAGAAAACATGATTCAACATGGAGAGATAAAAGAAGGACAGAAATTACCATCAATACGGTCATTCGTTACGCAATATGAATGTAATAAGGCAACAGTCATACGTGCGCTTCATGAATTAGAAAAGCGTCATATTATATATTCTGTCCCTCAAAGTGGATACTACGTTGTTAAGAAATCTGGGAGTATCATAGAAAATAACGAAATAATTGATTTTGCTTCTTCAGCACCGGATCCAGATGTTTTTCCGTATTTAGACTTTCAGCATTGTATTAATAAGGCTATTGATACTTATAAAAATGATTTGTTCGTATACGGAACACCGAAAGGGTTACCATCTTTAATTCCAGTTATTCAAAAACAGTTGGCAAATTATCAAGTGTTCACGAAAGAAGAAAATATTTTTATAACGTCAGGTGTGCAGCAGGCACTTGCAATATTAACTTCTATACCATTTCCAAATGAAAATGAAACAATATTAGTTGAACAGCCAACATATCATTTATATATAGAATATTTAGAAATAAATAAAGTTCCTGTAATTGGTATTAAACGTACGAATGAAGGTATTGATTTAAATGAATTGGAGCGTATTTTTCGAACTGGTAAAATAAAATTCTTTTATACAATACCAAGATATCATCATCCACTTGGAACTTCTTATTCTAAAGATGAGAAAGAAAAAATCGTACTATTGGCGAAGAAATATAATGTATTTATAGTAGAAGATGATTATTTAGCAGATTTAGAAACTGATTCAAAAGCCGATCCTTTATATAGCTTGGATCATAGTAATCATGTCATATATTTGAAAAGTTATTCGAAGATTATTTTTCCGGGGTTACGAGTTGGAGTCGCAGTTATTCCATCATCCATTGCAAATGCTTTCCATACATATAAAAAGGTTTTAGATATTGATAGTCCCATGATATCTCAAGCGGCTTTAGAAATTTATATAAAGAGTGGCATGTTCGAACGTCATAAAAATAAAATTAAATCTTCCTATAATAATAGATCTAAAAAACTAGCAGAAACATTAGAAAGAATGCATGGTCAAAACCCGTTTTTATTCACATATAAAAAGCAAAATACAATTGGAATCCATACTTGTTTAGAATTACATAAAACGAGTATTTCGGAAACGTTTATACAAAGACTAAGTGAAATTCAAATAAGTATTGATACTATTGATAAGAATTATGTGAGAGGTTTTCCGAAAGAAAGACTATTAAAGTTGAACGTATCGAATGTAAAGGAAGAAAGGATTGAAGAAGGAATTCGTAAAGTAACTGAGGAAATCAAACAAGCGGAACGTCTAAATTTTCAATTTAAAAAAGAATAA
- a CDS encoding aldo/keto reductase family protein: MEFSKLGHSGLTVSKIAYGNWINHGGKVNEDTANDCVKAALDVGITTFDTADVYSDTIAEEVLGRSLKGIRRESIELCTKVCHPTGPGKNDRGLSRKHIIENCNASLQRLHTDYIDVYYAHRFDTTTPLEETMLAFSNLVRQGKVLYLGVSEWTSEQITRGAALARELKIPLIASQPQYSMLWRVIETDVIPTCQREGLGQIVWSPLAQGILTGKYQPGKPLPNQSRANSDAGKPFFDKLVQRWMSDDVLTAIQEIKPIAQEINLTLSQLAVAWVLQNPAVSSAIIGASNPEQIRENVIASSVTLQPEIMDKIDSVLKGFTEYDPSKTG; the protein is encoded by the coding sequence ATGGAATTTAGCAAACTAGGACACAGTGGATTAACAGTAAGCAAGATTGCATATGGGAACTGGATAAACCATGGTGGAAAAGTAAATGAAGATACTGCAAATGATTGTGTAAAAGCCGCACTAGATGTCGGAATTACAACGTTCGATACTGCTGATGTTTATTCAGACACGATAGCCGAAGAAGTACTCGGCCGATCTTTGAAGGGCATACGCCGAGAGAGTATAGAACTTTGTACAAAAGTATGCCATCCGACCGGACCTGGAAAAAACGATCGAGGTTTATCACGAAAACATATTATAGAAAATTGTAATGCATCGTTACAACGACTACATACAGACTACATTGATGTCTATTATGCACACCGATTCGATACAACAACTCCTCTTGAAGAAACAATGTTAGCTTTCTCAAATCTTGTAAGACAAGGTAAAGTCCTTTATTTAGGTGTAAGTGAATGGACATCGGAACAAATCACCCGCGGTGCAGCACTTGCACGAGAATTGAAAATCCCTCTTATTGCTAGCCAACCTCAATATTCGATGTTATGGCGAGTTATTGAAACTGATGTGATTCCAACATGTCAACGTGAGGGACTTGGCCAAATCGTATGGTCCCCACTCGCACAAGGTATTCTCACAGGAAAATATCAACCTGGTAAACCATTACCGAATCAATCTCGTGCTAACTCAGATGCTGGAAAACCGTTTTTTGACAAACTCGTGCAACGTTGGATGAGTGATGATGTGCTTACCGCTATCCAGGAAATTAAACCTATCGCGCAAGAAATTAACCTTACCCTATCTCAACTCGCAGTTGCTTGGGTATTACAAAATCCAGCTGTTTCATCTGCAATTATTGGCGCTTCAAATCCGGAACAAATAAGAGAAAACGTAATTGCTTCTAGTGTTACATTACAACCTGAAATTATGGATAAGATTGATAGTGTACTAAAAGGTTTCACTGAGTATGATCCTAGCAAAACAGGTTGA
- a CDS encoding response regulator transcription factor has translation MVKIMIVEDDMKIAELLSTHVAKYGYQGIIVSDFQNVLDIFLEEQPELVLLDINLPSFDGYYWCRQIRGVSTCPILFISAREGTMDQVMALENGGDDFISKPFHYEVVMAKIRSHLRRAYGDYAPKVEERMVEQQGLCLYPERLVLRLKNQEIDITRNEAILLETLMKNYPRIVSREVLLNKLWDSESYVDDNTLSVNTTRVRKKLKTLQIEDAIETIRSVGYRLHITWDTGMEK, from the coding sequence ATGGTCAAAATTATGATTGTAGAAGACGATATGAAAATTGCAGAACTATTATCAACACATGTTGCAAAATACGGGTATCAAGGAATTATTGTATCGGATTTTCAAAATGTATTAGACATTTTTTTAGAAGAACAACCAGAGTTAGTTTTATTAGATATTAATTTACCGAGTTTTGATGGCTACTATTGGTGTCGTCAAATTCGTGGGGTTTCTACATGTCCGATATTATTTATTTCAGCCCGTGAAGGCACGATGGATCAAGTTATGGCGCTAGAAAACGGTGGTGATGATTTTATTTCAAAGCCTTTTCATTATGAAGTGGTAATGGCTAAAATTCGAAGTCATTTAAGACGTGCTTATGGAGATTATGCACCGAAAGTAGAAGAACGGATGGTTGAGCAACAAGGACTATGTTTATATCCCGAAAGGCTTGTATTGAGGCTTAAGAATCAAGAGATTGATATAACGAGAAACGAAGCTATTTTATTAGAAACGTTAATGAAAAATTATCCGCGCATTGTGAGTAGAGAGGTGTTATTAAATAAATTATGGGATAGCGAATCCTATGTTGATGATAATACATTAAGTGTAAATACAACACGTGTGCGAAAAAAGTTAAAAACGTTACAGATTGAGGATGCGATTGAAACGATTCGTAGTGTTGGTTATAGACTACATATTACTTGGGATACTGGTATGGAAAAATGA